In Aulosira sp. FACHB-615, the following are encoded in one genomic region:
- a CDS encoding NAD(P)H-binding protein — protein MKAFVAGATGETGRRIVQELVARNIPVRAFVRDIQTAKAILPPDVELVAGDVLQADSLAGALGDSTVLLCATGAKPSFDPTGPYKVDFEGTKNLVDAAKAKGIEHFVLVSSLCTSLLFHPLNLFWLILVWKKQAEEYIQKSGLTYTIVRPGGLKNEDNTDAIVMQSADTLFDGSIPRQKVAQVSVAALFEPAARNKIVEIIAKPDGSVKTLGELFQQC, from the coding sequence ATGAAAGCTTTTGTTGCTGGGGCTACAGGTGAAACAGGTCGTCGCATTGTCCAAGAGTTAGTAGCGCGTAACATTCCTGTACGGGCGTTTGTACGGGATATCCAGACAGCTAAAGCAATTTTGCCTCCTGATGTGGAGTTAGTGGCTGGTGATGTGTTGCAAGCAGATAGTCTCGCGGGTGCTTTAGGAGATAGTACTGTATTGCTGTGTGCGACTGGGGCAAAACCAAGTTTTGATCCAACTGGGCCATATAAAGTAGATTTTGAAGGTACAAAAAATTTAGTAGATGCTGCTAAAGCCAAGGGAATTGAACATTTTGTTTTAGTTTCTTCCTTGTGTACATCTCTGCTATTCCATCCTTTAAATTTGTTCTGGTTGATTTTAGTTTGGAAAAAGCAAGCCGAGGAATACATTCAAAAAAGTGGTCTTACCTATACCATTGTGCGACCTGGCGGTTTAAAAAACGAAGATAATACTGATGCTATCGTGATGCAGAGCGCAGATACATTATTCGATGGTAGTATTCCGCGCCAAAAAGTTGCCCAAGTTTCGGTTGCAGCACTCTTTGAACCAGCCGCCCGCAATAAGATTGTAGAGATTATTGCTAAACCAGATGGGAGTGTGAAAACACTTGGAGAGTTGTTTCAGCAATGCTGA
- a CDS encoding ferritin-like domain-containing protein gives MVQTTSPLAADLAGKSYTVPNYWQIQQRLASLIDNYVADEQLQERLEDLPRQFTHPQARPWKPIDWQAINHSQIIGIKPEVFLSILIGAMDTEAPIRGYTQTSRQYLEKLHPQMGRFVGGTVNETGELQEIGLWEKEERQHTPALIKVYTQLTGEKIIPKHRIVRGYIPTDDPHEDLYRHGLHRVATEYGATCLYLWLMAHTTGALQDVLEELAKDEINHMTKFWGFGVWTFPDTGFIRITTTLIKTRSQSYERNNLMRTLRRMMNTLNWNAWTPTNKATLLFTFSYTMHRLWKWHNSLTPEYLQNILAS, from the coding sequence ATGGTTCAGACTACCAGCCCATTAGCAGCAGATTTGGCTGGCAAAAGCTATACTGTGCCTAACTATTGGCAAATACAGCAGCGTCTTGCTTCACTGATAGATAACTATGTAGCGGACGAACAGCTACAGGAACGCTTAGAAGATTTACCCAGACAATTTACTCATCCCCAAGCGCGTCCTTGGAAGCCAATTGACTGGCAAGCTATTAACCATAGTCAAATTATTGGCATCAAACCAGAAGTATTTTTATCCATTTTGATAGGTGCAATGGATACAGAAGCACCAATTCGCGGTTATACCCAAACCAGTCGCCAATATTTAGAGAAATTACATCCCCAGATGGGGCGGTTTGTGGGTGGAACAGTCAATGAAACTGGTGAACTGCAAGAAATTGGCCTGTGGGAAAAAGAAGAACGCCAACATACACCCGCATTAATCAAGGTTTACACCCAATTAACAGGTGAAAAAATCATCCCCAAACACCGCATCGTTAGAGGCTATATCCCTACAGATGATCCGCACGAAGATTTATATCGCCACGGCTTACACCGCGTCGCTACAGAATATGGTGCAACTTGTCTTTACTTGTGGTTGATGGCTCACACAACAGGCGCACTCCAAGATGTGCTGGAAGAACTCGCCAAGGATGAAATCAACCACATGACTAAATTTTGGGGCTTCGGAGTCTGGACTTTTCCCGATACAGGATTCATCCGCATCACCACAACCCTCATCAAAACCCGTTCGCAAAGCTACGAACGCAATAACTTGATGCGTACTCTACGCCGGATGATGAATACACTCAACTGGAACGCCTGGACACCCACCAATAAAGCCACCCTACTCTTCACCTTCTCCTATACGATGCACCGTCTCTGGAAGTGGCACAACAGCCTGACTCCAGAGTATTTACAAAACATATTGGCATCTTGA
- a CDS encoding isoprenyl transferase, with protein MKSLPLDLNPEKIPQHIAVIMDGNGRWATSRGLPRIAGHRQGAITLKQLLRCCKDWGIKVLTAYAFSTENWQRPIEEVDFLMLLFERFLRSELAQMQQEGVKISFIGDLSVLPVSLQAEMQRSMTETMNNQVIHFNVAVNYGSRHEITQACHHIAQLVQQGEISLDAINENLVEQYLYTAATPAPDLLIRTSAEMRLSNFLLWQMAYTEMYFTDVLWPDFDREAFHQALLSYQKRDRRFGQIKTVCSA; from the coding sequence ATGAAATCCCTACCTTTAGACCTCAACCCCGAAAAAATCCCCCAACATATCGCTGTAATTATGGATGGGAATGGTAGATGGGCGACTAGTCGCGGACTACCGCGCATCGCTGGACATCGCCAAGGTGCAATAACTCTCAAACAACTATTACGCTGTTGTAAAGATTGGGGAATCAAAGTTCTCACAGCCTACGCATTCTCTACAGAAAATTGGCAACGTCCCATTGAAGAAGTAGATTTTCTGATGCTTTTATTTGAACGCTTTCTCCGCAGCGAGTTAGCCCAGATGCAGCAAGAAGGGGTGAAAATTTCTTTTATTGGTGATTTATCAGTTTTGCCTGTATCTCTGCAAGCCGAAATGCAACGTTCAATGACAGAAACAATGAATAACCAAGTTATTCATTTTAATGTGGCAGTGAATTATGGTAGTCGTCACGAAATTACTCAAGCCTGTCACCACATAGCCCAATTGGTGCAACAAGGTGAAATCAGCCTAGACGCAATTAATGAAAACCTTGTAGAACAATATCTTTACACCGCAGCTACACCAGCACCAGATTTACTAATTCGGACTAGTGCAGAAATGCGGTTGAGTAATTTTTTGTTGTGGCAAATGGCCTATACAGAAATGTACTTTACTGATGTTCTCTGGCCTGATTTTGACCGCGAAGCATTTCATCAAGCTTTGTTAAGTTACCAAAAACGCGATCGCCGTTTCGGTCAAATTAAAACTGTCTGTTCAGCTTAA
- a CDS encoding bifunctional acetate--CoA ligase family protein/GNAT family N-acetyltransferase, translating into MQKSLKPTSDRAFDILQAEKLNPLDAIFAPKTVAVIGASETPGSVGRTLLWNLITNPFGGTVFPVNPKRHSVLGIKAYPKIADIPEAVDLAVIATPAPTVPGIIAECVAAGVKSAIVISAGFKEAGAAGIALEQQILAQARRGNIRIIGPNCLGVMSPLSGLNATFASAMARPGNVGFISQSGALCTAILDWSFQENVGFSAFVSIGSMLDVGWGDLIYYLGDDPRTKSIVIYMESIGDARSFISAAREVALTKPIIVIKAGRTEAAAKAAASHTGALAGSDAVLDAAFRRCGVLRVNSISDLFDVAEVLAKQPRPKGPRLTILTNAGGPGVLATDALIEAGGELATISPDAIAAFDKILPTHWSHNNPIDILGDADPQRYTQALEIAATDPNSDGLLVILTPQAMTDPTQTAEQLKPYAQIPGKPILASWMGGAEVTAGETILNRQSIPTYRYPDTATRIFSYMWQSSYNLRGIYETPVLPTVDPQSGIPDRNLVAKIIASARQDGRTILTEFESKQILAAYGIPVVETCVATSEDEAVKCAESIGYPVVVKLYSHVITHKTDVGGVQLNLRDAEAVRQAYRTIKSSVEEKIAKDPHYSALSTQHSALFLGVTVQPMVKTDGYELIIGSSLDPQFGPVLLFGAGGQLVEVFQDRAIALPPLNTTLARRMMEHTKIYKALKGVRGRQSVDMAALEQLMVAFSQLVVEQPWIKEIDINPLLASPMARNGNNSPLLPTPHSPLPLLIALDGRVLLQPPDITEEQLPKLAIRPYPTQYIDNWTTKNGMSVTIRPIRPEDEPLMVQFHQTLSEESVYFRYFHLIKLSKRITHERLTRICFIDYDREMALVAEHQDPETGMRQILAVGRLSKLHGTDAAEFAMIVSDRYQCQGLGTELVRRLLQVGRQEHIGRVTANILSDNYGMQRVCEKLGFHLQPTSDPTVMQAEIAL; encoded by the coding sequence ATGCAGAAATCTCTCAAGCCCACAAGCGATCGCGCCTTTGATATCTTGCAGGCAGAGAAGCTTAATCCCCTTGATGCCATCTTTGCACCCAAAACTGTAGCAGTGATTGGTGCTAGTGAAACACCAGGGAGTGTGGGACGCACTCTCTTGTGGAATTTAATTACAAATCCCTTTGGTGGGACTGTGTTTCCCGTCAATCCCAAACGCCATAGTGTATTGGGAATCAAAGCCTATCCGAAAATTGCCGATATCCCCGAAGCTGTAGATTTAGCGGTCATTGCTACACCAGCACCAACAGTTCCGGGGATTATTGCTGAATGTGTTGCTGCTGGGGTAAAAAGTGCGATCGTCATTTCTGCTGGTTTTAAAGAAGCTGGTGCGGCTGGTATCGCTTTAGAACAGCAAATTCTCGCCCAAGCCCGTCGCGGTAACATTCGCATCATCGGCCCGAACTGCTTAGGCGTGATGAGTCCCCTGAGTGGGTTAAATGCTACCTTTGCCAGTGCAATGGCGCGTCCGGGCAATGTTGGCTTTATTAGTCAAAGTGGGGCTTTATGTACGGCGATTCTAGATTGGAGTTTTCAAGAAAACGTCGGTTTTAGTGCCTTCGTGTCCATCGGTTCGATGTTGGATGTGGGCTGGGGTGACTTGATTTACTATCTCGGTGATGACCCCCGCACCAAAAGTATTGTGATTTACATGGAATCTATTGGGGATGCGCGGTCTTTTATTTCTGCGGCGCGAGAAGTTGCCCTCACCAAACCGATTATTGTGATTAAAGCGGGACGCACAGAAGCAGCCGCCAAAGCCGCAGCATCTCATACAGGGGCTTTAGCTGGGAGTGATGCGGTATTAGATGCAGCTTTCCGACGTTGTGGGGTGTTGCGGGTGAATAGTATTTCTGACTTATTTGATGTGGCGGAAGTGTTGGCAAAACAGCCACGTCCCAAGGGGCCAAGGTTGACCATTTTAACGAATGCAGGCGGGCCAGGAGTTTTGGCGACCGATGCGTTGATTGAAGCAGGTGGGGAATTGGCGACAATTTCACCAGATGCGATCGCAGCTTTTGATAAAATACTCCCGACTCATTGGAGTCATAACAACCCGATTGATATTTTGGGGGATGCTGACCCCCAACGTTATACCCAAGCTTTAGAAATAGCAGCCACAGATCCTAATAGTGACGGCTTGTTGGTTATTCTCACACCCCAAGCCATGACCGACCCCACCCAAACTGCGGAACAATTGAAACCCTACGCCCAAATTCCTGGTAAACCAATTCTTGCCAGTTGGATGGGTGGTGCAGAAGTCACCGCCGGCGAAACAATTTTAAACCGTCAATCTATTCCGACTTATCGCTATCCAGATACAGCAACCCGCATATTTAGTTATATGTGGCAATCTAGCTATAACCTGCGGGGTATCTATGAAACTCCCGTTTTACCCACAGTTGATCCCCAATCAGGGATACCAGACCGCAACTTAGTTGCAAAAATTATCGCCTCTGCGCGTCAAGATGGGCGAACCATTCTCACCGAGTTTGAATCAAAGCAAATATTAGCAGCTTACGGCATCCCTGTTGTAGAAACCTGCGTAGCGACAAGTGAAGATGAGGCGGTGAAATGTGCTGAAAGTATTGGTTATCCCGTAGTTGTCAAACTGTATTCTCATGTAATTACCCATAAAACCGATGTCGGCGGTGTGCAGTTAAATCTGCGGGATGCAGAAGCAGTTAGACAAGCCTATCGCACCATCAAATCCTCCGTTGAAGAAAAAATAGCCAAAGACCCCCACTACTCAGCACTCAGCACTCAGCACTCAGCACTTTTTTTAGGCGTAACAGTACAGCCAATGGTGAAAACCGATGGTTACGAATTGATTATTGGTAGTAGCCTTGATCCCCAATTCGGGCCAGTGTTGTTGTTTGGTGCAGGGGGACAGCTAGTAGAAGTATTTCAGGATCGAGCGATCGCCCTACCTCCCCTAAACACAACTTTAGCCCGCCGGATGATGGAACACACCAAAATTTACAAAGCCCTCAAAGGCGTGCGGGGAAGGCAAAGTGTAGATATGGCAGCCCTAGAACAATTGATGGTTGCATTTAGCCAACTGGTAGTAGAACAACCTTGGATTAAAGAAATTGACATCAACCCCTTGCTGGCTTCGCCAATGGCAAGAAATGGAAATAATTCTCCCCTACTCCCTACTCCCCACTCCCCACTCCCTTTATTAATCGCTTTAGATGGCCGTGTTCTCCTCCAACCACCAGATATTACAGAAGAACAACTACCCAAATTAGCCATTCGTCCCTATCCCACCCAATACATCGACAACTGGACAACGAAAAATGGGATGTCAGTTACCATCCGTCCCATTCGTCCAGAAGATGAGCCGTTAATGGTACAGTTTCACCAAACCCTTTCCGAAGAAAGCGTTTATTTTCGGTACTTTCATCTGATTAAATTGAGTAAACGCATCACTCACGAACGCCTCACCCGGATTTGCTTTATTGATTATGACCGGGAAATGGCACTGGTAGCAGAACATCAAGACCCCGAAACCGGAATGCGGCAAATTTTAGCAGTTGGGCGATTGAGTAAACTGCACGGTACAGATGCGGCGGAATTTGCGATGATTGTGAGCGATCGCTATCAGTGTCAAGGTTTAGGTACAGAACTTGTTAGGCGCTTACTGCAAGTTGGTCGTCAAGAACACATCGGTCGAGTTACAGCCAATATCCTATCTGATAATTACGGAATGCAGCGAGTTTGTGAAAAATTAGGCTTTCATCTGCAACCCACCAGCGACCCCACTGTGATGCAAGCGGAAATTGCTTTGTGA
- a CDS encoding hydrogenase maturation protease → MNATVMVIGYGNDLRSDDGIGQRIADEIASWHLSAVKSLAVHQLTPELADALANAELAIFVDAYVPSESFDVQVQSLSPAVDHPIAGHTADPQSLLALTRTLYGHCPPALWVTVPAVNFEFGDRFSEVTETGKAIALGKIMQILDKFKNFWMK, encoded by the coding sequence ATGAATGCAACCGTCATGGTGATTGGTTATGGTAATGACTTGCGGAGTGATGATGGCATTGGTCAAAGAATTGCTGATGAAATTGCCTCTTGGCATTTATCGGCGGTGAAATCCTTAGCAGTCCACCAACTGACACCCGAATTAGCTGATGCTTTAGCAAATGCAGAATTAGCAATTTTTGTGGATGCTTATGTACCTTCAGAATCTTTTGATGTCCAGGTACAATCGCTTTCACCTGCTGTTGATCATCCGATCGCCGGACATACCGCCGATCCCCAATCACTGTTAGCCTTGACTAGAACTCTTTACGGCCATTGTCCGCCTGCTTTGTGGGTGACAGTTCCCGCAGTTAACTTTGAATTTGGCGATCGCTTTTCAGAAGTCACCGAAACCGGCAAAGCGATCGCCCTCGGCAAAATTATGCAAATCTTAGACAAGTTTAAAAATTTCTGGATGAAATGA
- a CDS encoding pentapeptide repeat-containing protein — MSEVNYQQPINAVATLLEKYAEGQRDFERAELADADLQGVNLKGSDLSYADLSTANLRGANLRGSDLSYSDLSQADLTDADLRGALLMSANLRQANLQGTKLDKADCDRNTHFPPNFDPVQAGVQIKSEF; from the coding sequence ATGTCTGAAGTCAATTATCAACAGCCAATTAATGCGGTGGCTACTCTTTTAGAAAAGTATGCTGAGGGACAACGGGATTTTGAGAGGGCGGAACTTGCTGATGCTGACTTACAAGGTGTTAATCTCAAAGGGTCTGACTTGAGTTACGCGGACTTAAGTACAGCTAATCTACGAGGCGCAAATCTTCGGGGAAGTGACCTGAGTTATTCCGATCTTTCCCAAGCTGACCTCACAGATGCAGACTTGCGGGGTGCTTTATTAATGTCAGCCAATCTCCGCCAAGCCAATCTTCAAGGTACAAAGCTAGACAAGGCAGACTGCGATCGCAACACCCATTTTCCCCCAAATTTCGACCCGGTTCAGGCAGGAGTTCAAATCAAATCAGAGTTTTAA
- a CDS encoding HAD family hydrolase, translated as MATIQCKNITFDNIQAIFFDKNGTLEDSEVYLRSLGQKAARIIDAQFPGIGEPLLMAYGIDSNSLDLAGLMAVGSRRETEIATAAYIAETGRGWFESLKIARQSFQEAEKYLEASPAPLLPGSLELLQSLSAAGLKLGIISAATTAKIQAFATRYNLGDYLQAQIGVDDGPGKPDPTLFLQACEVVGVEPSAALMVGDAVGDMLMAKNAKAAGCIGITWIGQSDHVQGADVVINQLSEIKVLE; from the coding sequence TTGGCAACTATTCAATGTAAAAATATTACTTTTGATAATATTCAGGCGATTTTTTTTGACAAAAACGGTACTTTAGAAGACTCAGAAGTTTATTTGCGATCGCTGGGACAAAAAGCAGCCAGAATTATCGATGCTCAATTTCCGGGAATTGGCGAACCTTTATTAATGGCTTACGGTATTGATAGTAATTCCCTCGATCTGGCTGGTTTAATGGCGGTAGGTAGTCGTCGTGAAACTGAAATCGCTACAGCCGCCTATATTGCTGAAACTGGTAGAGGATGGTTTGAATCTCTTAAAATTGCCCGTCAAAGTTTCCAAGAAGCCGAAAAATATCTCGAAGCATCCCCCGCACCCCTGTTACCAGGGAGTTTGGAGTTATTACAGTCTCTATCTGCGGCTGGACTGAAACTGGGGATCATCTCAGCAGCTACTACAGCAAAAATACAAGCCTTTGCCACTCGGTACAATTTGGGTGATTATCTTCAAGCGCAAATTGGTGTGGATGATGGCCCTGGTAAACCAGATCCAACTTTGTTTTTACAAGCTTGTGAAGTGGTAGGAGTAGAACCAAGCGCCGCACTCATGGTTGGCGATGCGGTTGGCGATATGCTTATGGCAAAAAACGCCAAAGCCGCAGGGTGTATTGGGATCACATGGATTGGTCAATCAGATCATGTCCAAGGTGCGGATGTGGTGATTAATCAACTGAGTGAAATTAAAGTTTTAGAGTAA
- a CDS encoding 30S ribosomal protein S1, with amino-acid sequence MVNQNITATEIGFTHEDFAALLDKYDYHFSPGDIVPGTVFSIEPRGALIDIGAKTAAYIPIQEMSINRVDAPEEVLQSNETREFFILTDENEDGQLTLSIRRIEYMRAWERVRQLQAEDATVRSGVFATNRGGALVRIEGLRGFIPGSHISTRKPKEELVGEELPLKFLEVDEERNRLVLSHRRALVERKMNRLEVGEVVIGTVRGIKPYGAFIDIGGVSGLLHISEISHEHIDTPHSVFNVNDEVKVMIIDLDAERGRISLSTKQLEPEPGDMIKNRDLVYDKAEEMAAKYREQLLAKQQGITAPPTEEAVAEEEIPAAIEEEIPVAIEEEIPVAIEE; translated from the coding sequence ATGGTCAATCAGAACATAACCGCTACAGAAATTGGATTTACTCACGAAGATTTCGCTGCTCTACTTGACAAATACGACTATCACTTTAGCCCTGGAGATATTGTACCAGGAACGGTTTTCAGTATAGAGCCGCGCGGCGCTCTGATTGACATCGGTGCTAAAACAGCAGCATATATCCCCATACAAGAAATGTCTATCAACCGGGTAGATGCCCCGGAAGAAGTTTTACAATCAAACGAAACACGGGAATTTTTCATCCTCACCGATGAAAACGAAGATGGTCAGTTGACCCTTTCGATTCGCCGTATTGAATATATGCGGGCTTGGGAGCGTGTACGTCAGTTGCAAGCTGAAGATGCAACTGTTCGTTCTGGTGTATTTGCGACAAACCGTGGTGGTGCATTAGTACGGATTGAGGGATTACGTGGATTTATCCCTGGTTCCCACATTAGTACCCGCAAACCCAAAGAAGAATTAGTGGGTGAAGAACTCCCCTTGAAGTTCTTAGAAGTAGACGAAGAACGTAACCGCCTAGTTTTATCTCATCGTCGGGCGCTGGTTGAACGTAAGATGAACCGCCTCGAAGTTGGCGAAGTAGTAATTGGTACAGTTCGCGGTATCAAGCCTTACGGTGCTTTCATCGACATCGGTGGTGTCAGTGGCTTGTTACACATCTCGGAAATTTCTCACGAACATATCGATACACCTCACAGTGTGTTCAATGTCAATGATGAAGTGAAAGTGATGATCATTGATTTGGATGCTGAAAGAGGACGGATTTCTCTGTCTACCAAACAGTTAGAACCAGAACCCGGTGATATGATTAAAAACCGTGATTTGGTTTACGATAAAGCTGAAGAAATGGCAGCTAAATATCGTGAGCAACTGTTAGCTAAACAACAAGGTATCACTGCACCTCCGACTGAGGAAGCTGTAGCTGAAGAAGAGATTCCAGCAGCTATTGAAGAAGAAATTCCCGTAGCTATTGAAGAAGAAATTCCCGTAGCTATTGAAGAGTAA
- a CDS encoding photosystem II reaction center protein T, giving the protein MESVAYILIFTLCIGVLFFAIAFREPPRIEKKDE; this is encoded by the coding sequence ATGGAAAGCGTTGCATACATTTTAATTTTTACTTTGTGCATAGGCGTTCTGTTTTTTGCGATCGCCTTCCGCGAACCTCCCCGCATTGAGAAAAAAGACGAGTAG
- the psbB gene encoding photosystem II chlorophyll-binding protein CP47: protein MGLPWYRVHTVVLNDPGRLISVHLMHTALVAGWAGSMALYELAIYDPSDPVLNPMWRQGMFVLPFMARLGVTQSWGGWSVTGGPATDPGFWSFEGVAAAHIVLSGLLFLAAVWHWVYWDLELFRDPRTGEPALDLPKMFGIHLFLSGLLCFGFGAFHLTGLYGPGMWISDAYGVTGSIQPVAPEWGPDGFNPFNPGGIVAHHIAAGVVGIIAGLFHLTVRPPERLYKALRMGNIETVLSSSIAAVFFSAFVVAGTMWYGSATTPIELFGPTRYQWDQGYFRQEINRRVQASVAGGSSLSEAWSQIPEKLAFYDYVGNSPAKGGLFRTGPMVKGDGIAQSWQGHAVFTDAEGRELTVRRLPNFFETFPVILTDSDGVVRADIPFRRAESKYSFEQTGVTVSFYGGDLDGKTFTDPADVKKYARKAQGGEIFEFDRETLNSDGVFRTSPRGWFTFGHAVFALLFFFGHLWHGARTIYRDVFAGVEADLEEQVEWGLFQKVGDKSTRRKEAL, encoded by the coding sequence ATGGGACTACCTTGGTACCGAGTACATACAGTTGTTCTGAACGATCCAGGGCGGCTGATTTCTGTACACTTGATGCACACAGCCCTGGTGGCAGGCTGGGCTGGTTCAATGGCGTTATATGAACTCGCTATTTATGACCCCAGCGACCCTGTTCTCAACCCCATGTGGCGACAAGGGATGTTCGTGCTGCCCTTCATGGCACGTCTAGGTGTTACCCAATCTTGGGGCGGCTGGAGCGTCACTGGTGGCCCTGCTACCGACCCTGGTTTTTGGTCTTTTGAAGGTGTAGCTGCTGCTCACATCGTACTTTCTGGTTTATTATTCTTAGCCGCAGTTTGGCACTGGGTTTACTGGGATTTGGAACTCTTTAGAGATCCTCGGACTGGTGAACCAGCACTAGACTTGCCAAAAATGTTTGGTATTCACCTGTTCTTATCTGGTTTACTTTGCTTTGGCTTTGGTGCATTCCACCTCACCGGACTTTACGGCCCTGGGATGTGGATCTCTGACGCTTATGGAGTCACAGGTAGCATCCAGCCAGTAGCACCAGAATGGGGGCCAGATGGCTTTAACCCCTTTAACCCTGGTGGTATTGTGGCTCACCACATCGCCGCAGGTGTAGTTGGTATTATTGCTGGTTTATTCCACCTCACAGTTAGACCACCCGAAAGGTTATACAAAGCCCTAAGGATGGGTAACATTGAAACCGTACTTTCCAGCAGTATTGCGGCGGTATTCTTCTCGGCTTTCGTTGTGGCTGGTACCATGTGGTACGGTAGCGCAACCACCCCCATCGAACTGTTTGGCCCTACCCGTTACCAATGGGATCAAGGCTACTTCCGTCAAGAAATTAACCGTCGTGTACAAGCCAGCGTTGCTGGTGGTTCAAGCTTGTCTGAAGCTTGGTCACAAATTCCTGAAAAACTGGCATTCTACGATTACGTTGGTAATAGCCCCGCCAAAGGTGGTTTGTTCCGTACAGGCCCTATGGTTAAGGGTGATGGTATTGCTCAGTCTTGGCAAGGTCACGCAGTATTCACAGATGCTGAAGGTAGAGAACTGACTGTCCGTCGTCTACCTAACTTCTTTGAAACCTTCCCCGTAATTTTGACCGACAGCGATGGTGTTGTCCGTGCTGACATTCCTTTCCGTCGGGCAGAATCTAAATATAGCTTTGAACAAACTGGTGTCACCGTTAGCTTCTATGGTGGTGACTTAGACGGTAAGACCTTCACAGATCCTGCTGATGTGAAGAAATATGCTCGTAAAGCTCAAGGCGGCGAAATCTTTGAATTTGACCGCGAAACCTTGAACTCTGACGGGGTATTCCGTACCAGTCCTAGAGGTTGGTTTACCTTTGGACACGCAGTATTCGCTTTACTGTTCTTCTTCGGTCACTTGTGGCACGGCGCTCGGACAATCTACCGAGACGTATTTGCTGGTGTAGAAGCCGACCTAGAAGAGCAAGTCGAATGGGGTCTGTTCCAGAAAGTGGGTGATAAATCAACCCGCCGTAAGGAAGCCCTCTAA